CGGGAACGGCAGGCTTGAAGTTGAAGTCGACTCTGCCCATCAGATTGCCACTTCAGGTGTCGTCGACAGGGTCTCGTAGAGGATCAATGAAGCTCAGAGCTTCAGGTTCAGAAGCCGGATGGCGTTGCCGCCCAGGACCATCTTCTTCTCTTCGTCGGTAATCCGGCAGACGATCACCTTGGCCAATTGCTGAGCGGCATCCAGCAGCGGCATGTCGGTGCCGAAGAGGACCCGGTCGGCCCTCCCGTTCTTGACGGCGTATTCGATGCCGCCGTAGCGCAGGCCGGAGCTGCAGGTCTCCACGTAGATGGTGGGAAAGTCCCGCACCGTGCGCGCGACCTCGGCGCTCGTGCCGCCGCCGGCGTGGGCCAGAACCCAGTTGATCTTGGGGAATCGTTTCACCAGGCCCTCGTAACGCTTGTAGATGGAAACCGAAGGAGGATCGAAGTAGTGCCTGGCGTGGGACATGATCGCCAAGCCCCGATCATTGGCGAACTCGTAGATGGGAAAGTAAAGGGGTTCGTGATGGGAGACGCGGACGTAATGGGGATAGATCTTGATGAATTTCATCCCCAGGGTCCCGAAGCAGCGTTCCAGCTCGGGGACCATCTCTTCCGGGTAGTTGGCGCTGATAAACGCCGCGCCGACGAAGCGGTCGGGCCACTTGCGGACGTACTCGGCGACCCGGTCGTTGCCCCGGTACGAATCTCCATGGAAGATGCAGTTGAGGCAGGCCACGTCGATGCCCGCGTTGTCCATGCAGCTCAGGAAGAGCTCGGGCGTGTCCAGCATGCCGAAACGGCCCCAATTCCCCAAATGCGCGTGGAAATCGACGACGGGAAAGTCTTTCATTTGTTCGACCTCTATCCCATTCCCAGGAGACGTTCCAGATTGCCGGCGCAGATGGCCCGTACGGTGGACTCGGGCAGCCCCATGTGATGCAGGGCATAGATGTGGATGCCCATGGTGGAGTTGGGGTAGCGGGAGCCGAAGAGGATGCGCGAGTCGTCCATGAACTCCAGAAAGCGGTTGATAGGATCGGCAATGGTGAGCTTGGACGTTTCCACGTGGACGTTGGGGAGGCTCTTGAGCAGAGGAACGGCCCAGGAGATGTTGGAGTAGTGGATCTCGCTCAGGACCACGTTGAGATGGGGGTGCTCCCGGACGGTGTCGTACACGTCCGTGGCGTTGAGCTCGGTCGTGTCGCCGAAGACCGTGTAGGTCGCGGGCAGCCAGAGCGCCAATCCTTCCCGCTCCATCCAATCGAGCCAGGGTCCCACGATCCACTCCCGGAAGGGGTAGTGCTGGTATTGGGGGACCATGCGAAGGGACCGGACGGCCGCGTCCTTCACGCTTCGGGTGAAGACGTCGAAATCGTCGAACGAAGGATTGCAGAAGAACTGGGGGACCAGTCTCGAATCGCCGTGGATCAACTCCTGGAGGATCAGGTTCCCCTCCATGGAATCGTAGGTGGCGCCGTTGGGATGCCAGACCAGCGCCCGGTCCACGCCGGCGCGGGCCATCTCCTCGAAGAGCTGCTCCGGAGTGTCCATGAGGTTGCGCCGGTCGTGCCGGCGCCCCAGCTCCACGTTGGCGTCGAACACGGGAACCGCAGGCTTGAAGTTGAGATCGACTTTGCCCATCAGGAAGTCACTTTCGCTTGAGATCAAGGGGACGAACCGCTCGTCCCTGCCGGATCATGCGGTTTGCGGAAAAACCGCCCCGCCGGGCACGGATTCTAGCAGCCGGGGAGATCGTGGGAAAGTCTGGGTTGGGAGGGGCGACTCTCAGTCGCCCATTCCTTACTCTTTCGTCGGAGTTTTACGACTGAAATCCACCGCATCTGTCATAGAATTCCCACACCGGACGTGATCGTGTGGCCCTGTCCAGGATGGACGAGCTGGTGTCAGAGTTCGTTTCAGTATGCGAGATTGGCGCCGAAATCCGGAATCTTGCCTTCTTTGACCTGAGCGGTCCATTCGTCCAACCTGCCGCGGTCGTTCTCCCAGAACCTTGAACAGAGACGGAAGTACTTGAGCACGACGTCCTGCTCACCCCGCTCAAGGAAATCCCTGGCGAGAGTCATGTTCGGACCGAACGACTGGAGTCCGGGTGAGCCCTTTGTGTTGGCTGCGGCAATGAGGCGGAATTTTGCAGCCTTTGCGTTTCCCTCGGCCAAGGCGATTCG
Above is a genomic segment from Acidobacteriota bacterium containing:
- a CDS encoding amidohydrolase family protein: MKDFPVVDFHAHLGNWGRFGMLDTPELFLSCMDNAGIDVACLNCIFHGDSYRGNDRVAEYVRKWPDRFVGAAFISANYPEEMVPELERCFGTLGMKFIKIYPHYVRVSHHEPLYFPIYEFANDRGLAIMSHARHYFDPPSVSIYKRYEGLVKRFPKINWVLAHAGGGTSAEVARTVRDFPTIYVETCSSGLRYGGIEYAVKNGRADRVLFGTDMPLLDAAQQLAKVIVCRITDEEKKMVLGGNAIRLLNLKL
- a CDS encoding amidohydrolase family protein, with the translated sequence MGKVDLNFKPAVPVFDANVELGRRHDRRNLMDTPEQLFEEMARAGVDRALVWHPNGATYDSMEGNLILQELIHGDSRLVPQFFCNPSFDDFDVFTRSVKDAAVRSLRMVPQYQHYPFREWIVGPWLDWMEREGLALWLPATYTVFGDTTELNATDVYDTVREHPHLNVVLSEIHYSNISWAVPLLKSLPNVHVETSKLTIADPINRFLEFMDDSRILFGSRYPNSTMGIHIYALHHMGLPESTVRAICAGNLERLLGMG